The following proteins come from a genomic window of Candidatus Eisenbacteria bacterium:
- a CDS encoding BlaI/MecI/CopY family transcriptional regulator, protein MKRGQPELSRRERQIMDVLHRRGSASAADVRREMHDPPTYSAVRALLRVLEQKGRVTHTEVGRTYVYRPTTSPSAARRAALEHMVSTFFGGSAEEAAAALLDLPGDTLDTAARRRIAQKIAAAKREGR, encoded by the coding sequence ATGAAGCGAGGACAGCCCGAGCTGAGTCGCCGAGAGCGGCAGATCATGGACGTCCTGCACCGGCGCGGCTCGGCATCGGCCGCGGACGTGCGGCGCGAGATGCACGACCCGCCAACCTACTCGGCGGTGCGCGCGCTGCTGCGCGTGCTCGAGCAGAAGGGCCGCGTCACGCATACCGAAGTGGGACGAACCTATGTCTATCGCCCGACGACGTCGCCCTCCGCGGCGCGCCGCGCGGCGCTCGAGCACATGGTCTCGACGTTCTTCGGCGGATCGGCCGAGGAAGCGGCAGCCGCCCTGCTGGATCTTCCGGGCGATACGCTCGACACGGCGGCTCGGCGGCGCATCGCCCAGAAGATCGCCGCGGCGAAGCGGGAGGGACGATGA